From Pseudofrankia saprophytica, a single genomic window includes:
- a CDS encoding acylphosphatase has protein sequence MGSPVRLTASVFGVVQGVGFRDYVRTKGRRLGLVGSATNRVDGGVDVVAEGPPEACDALLELLVTGHTPGRTDRVEHMIGPVVGGLAGFVRR, from the coding sequence GTGGGCTCGCCCGTGCGGCTGACGGCCTCCGTGTTCGGCGTGGTGCAGGGTGTCGGCTTCCGGGACTACGTGCGCACGAAGGGCCGTCGTCTCGGTCTGGTGGGCTCGGCGACCAACCGCGTGGACGGCGGAGTCGACGTCGTGGCCGAAGGGCCGCCGGAGGCCTGTGACGCGCTGCTGGAACTCCTTGTAACCGGCCACACCCCCGGGCGGACCGATCGGGTAGAACACATGATCGGCCCCGTGGTCGGCGGCCTGGCTGGGTTTGTGCGTCGCTGA
- a CDS encoding DUF2786 domain-containing protein, whose product MNSDALLGRVRKLLAMAESEGLTDAARETYNAKAAELIAQYGIDRALLEEAGPGKVAAADLALDIHPPYARDKITLLASIVVPLGCRLVHRTERGKGGTGHTAHLFGMEADLTRAQLLFTSLLVQQAHGIAVAVPPSWEDPRAFRRSWMAGFAVAVQQRLTVAEQAARAAAEPATGESGTGASVALVLADRSDRVEAHLSSVYPHLRAARGRQLSGSGGRAGYAAGQRADLDTQRRVETPTARRALD is encoded by the coding sequence ATGAACTCGGACGCCCTGCTGGGACGGGTACGCAAGCTGCTCGCGATGGCCGAGTCCGAAGGGCTGACCGACGCCGCCAGGGAGACCTACAACGCCAAGGCCGCCGAGCTGATCGCCCAGTACGGCATCGACCGCGCGCTGCTCGAGGAGGCCGGGCCTGGCAAGGTCGCCGCCGCCGACCTGGCGCTCGACATCCACCCGCCGTACGCCCGGGACAAGATCACTCTTCTGGCCAGCATCGTCGTGCCGTTGGGCTGCCGACTGGTGCACCGCACGGAGCGGGGAAAGGGAGGCACAGGTCACACGGCGCACCTGTTCGGCATGGAGGCCGATCTCACCCGGGCCCAGCTGCTGTTCACCTCGCTGCTCGTCCAGCAGGCGCATGGGATCGCGGTGGCCGTGCCGCCGTCCTGGGAGGACCCGCGGGCGTTTCGCCGGTCCTGGATGGCGGGGTTCGCGGTCGCCGTACAGCAGCGGCTGACCGTCGCGGAACAGGCCGCGAGGGCCGCGGCCGAGCCGGCGACCGGCGAGTCCGGTACCGGGGCCTCGGTGGCCCTCGTCCTCGCCGACCGTTCCGACCGGGTCGAGGCGCACCTGTCGAGCGTCTACCCGCACCTGCGGGCGGCCCGGGGACGTCAGTTGTCCGGCTCCGGCGGGCGTGCCGGCTACGCCGCCGGCCAGCGTGCCGACCTCGACACCCAGCGCCGGGTCGAGACGCCGACCGCCCGTCGTGCCCTTGACTGA
- the mutM gene encoding bifunctional DNA-formamidopyrimidine glycosylase/DNA-(apurinic or apyrimidinic site) lyase: MPELPEVEVVRRGLERGVVGRTIAKVSVLHPRAVRRHVAGTADFEAALTGQTVTAARRRGKYLWLALAAPDGLDTPLENLPDTPPDRSGVPEASLVPPLPPLPAGDGDALLGHLGMSGQLLVVPPSTPDQTHLRIRFTFTDGGRELRFVDQRTFGGMAIALGGASLPAPIAHIARDPMDPLFDDDAFVAGLAARRTGLKRALLDQRLVSGIGNIYADEALWGARLHYARATETLRRPEAVGLLAEVRAVLTSALAAGGTSFDRLYVSTEGVSGLFERELAAYGREGEPCRRCASQIRRDAFMNRSSFSCPTCQPRPRGGRW, encoded by the coding sequence ATGCCGGAGCTGCCTGAGGTCGAGGTGGTGCGGCGCGGTCTGGAGCGCGGCGTGGTCGGCCGCACGATCGCGAAGGTCAGTGTGCTGCACCCGCGGGCCGTGCGCCGGCACGTGGCCGGCACCGCCGACTTCGAGGCGGCGCTCACCGGCCAGACGGTCACCGCCGCGCGTCGCCGGGGCAAGTACCTCTGGCTGGCGCTCGCGGCTCCAGACGGCCTGGACACGCCGCTGGAGAATCTTCCGGACACACCGCCGGACAGGTCGGGCGTGCCCGAGGCATCGCTCGTCCCGCCCCTGCCGCCCCTGCCGGCCGGCGACGGGGACGCCCTGCTCGGGCACCTCGGCATGAGCGGTCAACTGCTCGTCGTGCCGCCCAGCACGCCGGACCAGACCCATCTGCGGATCCGCTTCACCTTCACCGACGGCGGGCGCGAGCTCCGGTTCGTGGACCAGCGCACCTTCGGGGGGATGGCGATCGCGCTGGGAGGAGCGTCGCTGCCCGCCCCGATCGCCCACATCGCCCGTGACCCGATGGATCCGCTGTTCGACGACGACGCCTTCGTGGCCGGGCTCGCGGCCCGCCGCACCGGCCTCAAGCGGGCGCTGCTCGACCAGCGGCTGGTCAGCGGTATCGGCAACATCTACGCCGACGAGGCGCTGTGGGGCGCGAGGCTGCACTATGCCAGGGCGACCGAGACCCTGCGGCGGCCCGAAGCCGTCGGCCTGCTCGCCGAGGTGCGCGCCGTGCTGACCTCGGCCCTCGCGGCGGGGGGCACGTCGTTCGACCGGCTCTATGTCTCCACCGAGGGCGTCAGCGGACTGTTCGAGCGGGAGCTCGCCGCCTATGGCCGCGAAGGGGAGCCGTGCCGGCGGTGCGCGAGCCAGATCCGCCGCGACGCGTTCATGAACAGGTCCAGCTTCAGCTGCCCCACCTGTCAGCCGCGCCCCCGCGGCGGTCGCTGGTAG
- the rnc gene encoding ribonuclease III encodes MSRGASVPQAREDLLAALGLRIDPDLLDRALTHRSYAYENGNLPTNERLEFLGDAVLQLVVTDALYRRHPDLAEGALAKQRASVVNMRALAAVARDIGSVGIGPYLLLGKGEETTGGRDKPSILADTLEALIGAVYEELGLEIASAFVHRYFDPLLDEAAGRGAGLDWKTSLQERTAELGMGPPDYVVTDSGPDHAKRFRARARISDRIYGEGEGGSKKEAEQRAAEHAFVALQGLTSAAAAASGTPAGGAPADPSPVDPSPAVPVAGVVDPPSRAAGVEGDGATGLDGLTPAGASAEAAAPASAAEPG; translated from the coding sequence GTGAGCCGGGGCGCGTCGGTCCCTCAGGCCCGCGAGGATCTGCTTGCCGCGCTTGGCCTGCGCATCGACCCCGATCTGCTCGACAGGGCGCTCACCCATCGGTCGTACGCCTACGAGAACGGCAACCTGCCGACCAACGAGCGGCTGGAGTTCCTCGGTGACGCCGTGCTCCAGCTGGTCGTCACCGACGCGCTGTACCGGCGCCATCCAGACCTCGCCGAGGGCGCGCTCGCCAAGCAACGCGCCTCGGTGGTGAACATGCGGGCACTCGCGGCCGTGGCCCGCGACATCGGATCCGTGGGGATCGGTCCCTACCTGCTGCTCGGCAAGGGCGAGGAGACCACGGGCGGCCGGGACAAGCCGAGCATCCTCGCCGACACGCTCGAGGCGCTCATCGGCGCGGTCTACGAGGAGCTCGGGCTCGAGATCGCCTCCGCCTTCGTGCACCGCTACTTCGACCCGCTGCTCGACGAGGCGGCCGGCCGCGGGGCGGGCCTCGACTGGAAGACCTCGTTGCAGGAGCGCACCGCGGAGCTGGGGATGGGCCCGCCCGACTACGTGGTCACCGACTCCGGCCCGGACCACGCCAAGCGGTTCCGGGCGCGGGCCCGCATCTCCGACCGGATCTACGGCGAGGGCGAGGGCGGCAGCAAGAAGGAGGCCGAGCAGCGAGCGGCCGAGCACGCGTTCGTCGCCCTTCAGGGCCTCACCTCGGCCGCCGCCGCGGCCTCGGGCACCCCGGCCGGAGGCGCCCCGGCGGACCCGTCCCCGGTAGACCCTTCCCCGGCCGTACCGGTGGCCGGTGTCGTGGACCCGCCGTCGCGAGCGGCCGGCGTCGAGGGCGACGGGGCAACGGGCCTGGACGGGCTCACGCCGGCCGGAGCCTCGGCCGAGGCCGCGGCGCCCGCGTCCGCGGCGGAGCCGGGCTGA
- a CDS encoding phosphate starvation protein PhoH — protein sequence MTRVAVDLLGEGVPPESVLDALPAALDADPELVVTLVVPPGRTAEDLAGRGIVTGERVHLVTAARGIPAGADAVRDVRARRDSGVRVAARLVRDGRADAMVSVAPPEAVAAAALFTFGLLPGATRASLAAVVDVGRAPGVVLCDAGASVDVAADDLAQFALAGAAYARVRAGSGEPGVGLLTARPALPDTMRRAAHELLGTLGVDYVGQVDAGALVHAGRSAGKGPDVVVTDGFTGDVVLACLRAVRAAVPTTVPDAQASLDPAWRSPAGPDLQGGTIVLGVDGVAVRAGDPVGGPDDLSTGIPAALATAATVWRGGLVAQIRAELVRLIARRRAIAGLSL from the coding sequence GTGACCCGCGTCGCCGTAGACCTCCTCGGAGAGGGCGTCCCGCCTGAGTCGGTGCTGGACGCCCTGCCTGCCGCGCTGGACGCCGATCCGGAGCTGGTGGTCACGCTCGTCGTCCCACCAGGCCGGACGGCGGAAGATCTCGCCGGCCGCGGCATCGTGACCGGGGAACGCGTCCACCTGGTGACCGCCGCGCGCGGCATCCCGGCCGGCGCCGACGCCGTTCGCGACGTGCGGGCCCGGCGGGACAGCGGCGTACGGGTGGCCGCCCGGCTCGTCCGTGACGGCCGTGCCGACGCGATGGTCTCCGTCGCGCCGCCCGAGGCGGTCGCGGCGGCGGCGCTGTTCACGTTCGGTCTGCTGCCCGGCGCCACCAGGGCGTCGCTGGCGGCCGTCGTGGACGTCGGCCGCGCGCCCGGCGTCGTGCTGTGTGACGCCGGCGCCTCGGTCGACGTCGCCGCGGACGACCTTGCCCAGTTCGCGCTCGCCGGTGCGGCGTACGCCCGGGTCCGCGCCGGTTCCGGTGAGCCGGGGGTCGGCCTGCTCACCGCCCGCCCCGCGCTGCCGGACACGATGCGCCGGGCGGCACACGAGCTGCTCGGCACGCTCGGCGTCGACTACGTCGGCCAGGTGGACGCCGGTGCGCTGGTCCATGCGGGCCGGTCCGCCGGCAAAGGCCCCGACGTCGTCGTGACGGACGGGTTCACCGGTGACGTCGTGCTGGCCTGCCTGCGGGCGGTCAGGGCGGCGGTGCCGACGACCGTTCCGGACGCGCAGGCGAGTCTCGACCCAGCCTGGCGCAGCCCGGCCGGCCCGGATCTGCAAGGGGGAACGATCGTGCTGGGAGTGGACGGCGTCGCGGTGCGGGCGGGCGATCCCGTCGGCGGTCCCGACGACCTCTCCACCGGCATCCCGGCCGCGCTCGCGACGGCGGCGACGGTGTGGCGCGGGGGGCTCGTCGCCCAGATCCGCGCCGAGCTCGTCCGGCTGATCGCCCGGCGCAGAGCGATCGCGGGGCTGTCCCTGTGA
- the rpmF gene encoding 50S ribosomal protein L32: MAVPKRRMSRSNTRSRRSQWKATLPALSRCPRGHVVRQHNACPTCGRYNDRQVLDV; this comes from the coding sequence GTGGCCGTCCCCAAGCGGCGGATGTCGCGCAGCAACACCCGGTCTCGGCGGTCGCAGTGGAAGGCGACGCTTCCGGCGTTGTCCCGCTGCCCGCGCGGGCACGTGGTCCGGCAGCACAACGCCTGCCCGACCTGCGGCCGGTACAACGACCGACAGGTGCTCGACGTCTGA
- a CDS encoding YceD family protein, which produces MTGHHRPRRQTPRGPFVLDTRELGRRPGTMKPVVRTVLAPDGLGTPMLRVPTGGPVELDLRLESVHEGVLVSGTASADLVGECSRCLDEVHDHVSVELRELFYYPDRATEIDEEDEDVLAVVDDHVDLAPVVRDALVLDLPLSPLCDPDCSGLCVDCGVRLDDVDPDHSHDGADPRWAALSALTEAGSAGDVAGRETKEKD; this is translated from the coding sequence ATGACCGGACATCACCGTCCCCGCCGCCAGACCCCGCGCGGTCCCTTCGTGCTCGACACCCGCGAGCTGGGCCGTCGGCCGGGGACGATGAAGCCTGTCGTCAGGACGGTGCTGGCGCCGGACGGACTGGGCACCCCGATGCTGCGGGTGCCGACGGGCGGGCCGGTCGAGCTGGACCTCCGGCTCGAGTCGGTCCACGAGGGCGTGCTGGTCAGCGGGACGGCCTCGGCCGACCTTGTCGGTGAGTGCTCCCGTTGCCTCGACGAGGTGCACGACCACGTCTCCGTCGAGCTGCGCGAGCTGTTCTACTACCCCGACCGGGCCACCGAGATCGACGAGGAGGACGAGGACGTGCTCGCGGTCGTGGACGACCACGTCGACCTCGCGCCGGTCGTGCGGGACGCCCTGGTCCTCGACCTGCCGCTCTCGCCGTTGTGCGATCCCGACTGCTCCGGTCTGTGCGTCGACTGCGGCGTGCGGCTGGACGACGTCGACCCGGACCACTCCCACGACGGTGCCGACCCCCGGTGGGCCGCGCTGTCGGCCTTGACCGAAGCTGGATCCGCCGGCGATGTCGCCGGGCGGGAAACGAAGGAGAAGGACTAG
- the coaD gene encoding pantetheine-phosphate adenylyltransferase, translating into MRRAVCPGSFDPITNGHLDIVMRASKLFDEVVVAVLINKTKSTLFTVEERMELIREAAREHPQGVSNVVVEASHGLLVDFCRARGISSIVKGLRAVSDFDYELQMAQMNNRLAGVETLFMSTNPQYAFLSSSLVKEVARYGGDVTGLVPDVVLKHLRERL; encoded by the coding sequence ATGAGGAGGGCTGTCTGTCCTGGTTCATTCGACCCGATCACGAACGGCCATCTCGACATCGTCATGCGGGCGAGCAAGCTCTTTGACGAGGTCGTCGTCGCAGTTCTGATCAACAAGACGAAATCCACCCTGTTCACGGTGGAGGAGCGGATGGAACTCATCCGCGAGGCGGCCCGGGAGCATCCGCAGGGGGTCTCCAACGTCGTTGTCGAGGCGTCGCACGGGCTGTTGGTCGACTTCTGTCGAGCTCGCGGTATCTCGTCGATCGTCAAGGGCCTTCGTGCGGTGAGCGACTTCGACTACGAGTTGCAGATGGCGCAGATGAACAACCGGCTGGCCGGCGTCGAGACGCTCTTCATGAGTACCAATCCGCAGTACGCGTTCCTGTCCTCCAGCCTCGTCAAGGAGGTCGCGCGCTACGGCGGTGACGTCACTGGCCTGGTCCCCGACGTCGTCCTCAAGCACCTGCGCGAGCGGCTCTGA
- the rsmD gene encoding 16S rRNA (guanine(966)-N(2))-methyltransferase RsmD, which translates to MTRIVGGVAGGRRLAVPPGTGTRPTSDRAREGLFNSLTTLVDLSGARVADLYAGSGAVGLEALSRGAAHALLVERDPAAARVARRNAAELGLTGAEVVVGAVERVVDTTVGQPYDVVFLDPPYALADVRLADVLHRLVDQRWLDKDGVCVVERARRSPPPAWPDGLVEVRSRGYGEAVLWYGCRS; encoded by the coding sequence ATGACGCGGATCGTGGGCGGGGTCGCGGGTGGGCGCCGGCTCGCCGTGCCGCCGGGAACGGGAACCAGACCCACCTCGGACCGGGCGCGGGAGGGGCTCTTCAACTCGCTGACGACCCTCGTCGACCTGTCGGGTGCCCGGGTCGCCGACCTGTACGCGGGCAGCGGGGCGGTCGGCCTGGAGGCGTTGTCGCGGGGCGCCGCGCACGCCCTGCTCGTCGAGCGTGACCCGGCCGCGGCACGGGTCGCGCGGCGCAACGCCGCCGAGCTGGGCCTCACCGGCGCCGAAGTCGTCGTGGGTGCCGTCGAACGTGTGGTGGACACCACTGTCGGGCAGCCCTACGACGTGGTTTTTCTAGACCCTCCGTATGCACTCGCTGACGTTCGGCTGGCCGATGTGCTTCATCGGCTCGTTGATCAGCGCTGGCTGGATAAGGACGGTGTCTGTGTGGTCGAACGGGCCCGCCGCTCGCCGCCGCCGGCGTGGCCGGACGGGCTGGTCGAGGTCCGTTCGAGGGGGTACGGAGAGGCGGTCCTCTGGTACGGTTGTCGATCATGA